AGTGCGACTGCCAGGCCAGGCGCAGCGAACCGGAGCCGACCAGGTGGATGACCGCCGCGGTCTCCATCAGGCTGTCGGCCGTCTCGAAGGCGGAGTTGCCCCGCCCGATCACCAGCACCCGCTGGTCGGTGAAGGACTCCGGGTCGGTGTCGAACGTGTCGTAGCGTTCGGCCAGTCCGATGCCGGGGATCGACGGCACGTTCGCCAGCGGCACCCCGGTGGCCACCACCACGCGCCGCGCCCGCCGGGTCTCCCCGGCGGCGTCGGTCACGGTGAACCCGTCGGCGTCGCGCGAGACGCGCTCCACCGAGGTGCCGTACCGCACGCGGACGCCGGTGCGCTCGGCGAAGTCCGCCAGATAGCGGACCATGTCGTCGGCCGCCGGGAAGTAGCGCCGGCTGTACCGGGTGAACAGCAGCTCCGGATCGTCGCTCAGCAGGGAGTTCCAGTCCATCCGCAGCCGCAGCTCCGGATCCTGGTAACCGGTGTGCACCTTGTTGGTCGAGATGAGGGTGCGATGCCGGGGGAAACGGGTGAAGAACGCGCCCGGGACGCCGCCGCGCTCCAGTACCACGTAGTCCGCACCGGCACGCTCCAGGGAGGCGGCGAGCTGAAGTCCCGCGGGCCCCGCTCCGATGATCACGTAGTCATGCGCCATGGCCCGGAAGCTATCCAGCGGATTTCAGAGCGCTCTGAGATTGCCCGCCTACCGTTCCGGACGTGCTGACCACCACGGACACCGTCACCCTCACCGGCCCCCTCGCACCCGCCGCCCTGCGCCGCGCGGCCGAGCCCCTGGCCGTCACCGTGGACGAGGCGGCCCGCGCCCGGCTGGACCGCGGGCGCCGCCTCTTCCGCGCCCTGCGCGACGGCGACGACGGCACCGGGGAGCGGCCGATCTACGGCGCCACCACCGGCTTCGGCGCCCTCGTCGGCTACGCGGGCCGGGCCGACGAGGCCGACCAGTGCGACAACACCCTCGCCCACCTCGGCGCCGGCCAGGGCCCCGACCTGCCGCACGGCATCGTGCGCGCCGCCCTGCTGGTGCGCGCCCGCTCCCTCGCCCAGGGCCTGTCCGGGGTCTCCGCCGAGGTCGTCGAACGGCTCGCGGCGATGTTCGCCACCACCTTCTCGCCCGCCGTACCGCGCTACGGCTCCGTCGGCGCCAGCGGCGACCTCGTCCCGCTCGCCTACGCCGCCCAGGCGCTGCGCGGCCGGGGCCACGCCTACGCGGACGGCCGCCGCATGCCCGCCGCCGAGGCGCTCGCCGCCACCGGACTGCGCCCCCTCGCCCTGGACGGCCGCGACGCCCTCGCCCTCGTCAACGGCACCTCCGTCACCACCGCCGCCCTGGCCCTGGCCCACGACACCGTCCGCACGGCCCACCGCGCGCTCACCGCCCTGACCTGCCTGCTGGCCGACCTGCTCGGCTGCGACCCGGGCTTCCTGGACGCCGACCTGCTGCGCGCCTACGGCCATCCCGGTGCGGTCGACACCGGCACGCGCATGCGGCGCCACCTGGCCGGGACCACACCGTCCGGCACCCGCCCGCTCCAGGAGCCGTACAGCATCCGCTGCTCCCCGCAACTGCTCGGCGCCGCCGAGGACGCGCTGCGCCACATCGACGCGGTGATCGCCGCCGACCTGGCCGGGGTCAGCGACAACCCGCTGTTCTTCCCCGGCGTGGGGGACCCCGTCCACCCCGACCCGGCGGAGGGCAGAGCGGTGCACGGCGGCAACTTTTTCGGGCAGCCCGCCGCGTTCGCCGCCGACCTGCTCGCCTCCGTCACCGCGCAGCTCGGCAACCTCGCCGAACGCCAGCTCGACCTGCTGGTCGACCCGGCCCGCAACGGCGGCCTCCCGCCCATGCTCGCCACCGAACCCGGCGCCCAGCACGGCCTCCAGGGCGTGCAACTGGCGACCACCGCCTTCGTCGCGGAGATCCGCCGCTGCGCGACCCCCGCCGCCATGCAGAGCCTGCCCACGAACCTCCACAACCAGGACATCGTCCCGTTCGGCACCCAAGGCGCCCTGCGCGCCCACGACCTGGCCGAACTGCTCGGCCTGCTGTGCGGCTCCCTCGCCCTCGGCCTGCGCCAGGCCGTCCACGTCGGCGCCAGACGGCCCACCGCGCCCCGGTGCGCCGCCCTCCTCGACGCCCTCAGCGCCGCGATCGACCCGGTCGACCCGGACCGGCCACTGGACGAGGACGTACGGACAGCGGCACGGCTGCTCGCCACCCACGCCATGCCCTGACCCCGCCGTCCGCGACCACCGGCGGCGACGGGGCGCTCTGCGGCAGGCGGAGCGTGAACCGCGCGCCGTGCCCCGGCCGGCCCGCCGCCACGACCGTGCCGCCGTGACTCGTGACCACCTCCCGCAGCAGGGCGAGCCCCAGCCCGTACCGGCCCTCGCCGCCCCGGTGGAAGCGCCGGAACAGCCGCTCGGCCTCACCGGCGTCGAAACCGGCGCCGGTGTCCGAGACCGCCAGCACCACCGTCGTGCCCGTCCCAGACAGCGCCAGCTCGATCCGGCCGCCCGGCGGGGTGTGGGCGATGGCATTGGCCAGCAGCTCCCCGACCGCCCGGCGCAGCGCGGACGCCACCCCGTCGACCCACAGCGGATACGGCGGCCCGTCCACCCGGACGGTCAGCCCGCGCTCCCGTACGCGCTCCGCCTCCTCGGCGGCCGCCGAACGGACCAGAGCCGCCAGGTCCACCCGCCGCCGCGTCGCCCGCCACGCCGGCCCGGCCGCGAGCGTCGCCGACGACAGCAGATCGTCCAGCACCTCGCCGAGCCGGCCGACCGAGGCGACCAGCCGGACCAGCCCCTCCCGGTGCGCGGGCGGCAGCCCCTCGGCCGCCGCCCGCCGCGCCAGCACCTGCGCCCGCGTGTGCACCCGCGTGATCGGCGTACGCAGCTCATGACTGGCGTCCGCCACGAACCGCCGCTGCCGGGACAGCGCCTCGGCCAGCGGGGCCACCGCCCGGCGCCCGAGGACCGCGCCGGTGACGCCCGCCGCGGCAAGACCCACCGCCTCGGCCACCCCCAGCGCGAACCACAGATGGCTGCGGTCGGCGAGCTGGAACCGCAGGTCGAACACGGCCTGCACCACGTCGCCGTCGTCCCGGACCTGCGTGCGCACCAGATACACGGCGTCCCCGCTGCGCACCGTGCGCTCCACCGGCGCGCGGCCCAGCCGCACCCGGTCCAGATCGGTGCGCAACGGGAACCCGGCCGGAGCGTTCGGCAGGACCGTCGCACCCGGGCCGTACAGCCACATGCACCCGGGCGGCCGTGTCAGGTCGCCGTGCGCCGCGCCGAAGCGCACCTCGCGGCGCACCTGGTCGTCCTGCGCGTGTGTCATCACGGCGTACGCGACCCCGCCCACGACGGTGACCAGCAGGGTGATGATGGCGCCGGTGGTCCAGGCGATCCGCCGCCGCGCCCGGCGCACCGCCCCGTCGCCGCCGTGCCCCGTCTCTCTCACAACGCCCCCAGCCGGTAGCCGAGTCCGCGGACCGTGCGCACCGCACGGCGGCCCAGCTTGCGGCGCAGGTAGTACACATAGGTGTCGACGATGGACGGCGCGTGCGCCTCCTCGAAGACGATCCGGCGCAGCTCCGCCCGCGAGTACACCGTGTCCGGGCGGCTCGCCAGCGCCCACATCAGCGCGAACTCCCGGGCGGCCAGGGCGATCCGCTCCCCGTCCGCCAGGACCACCTCGCGGCGCCCGACGTGCAGCCGGCCGGACCCGATCCGCAGCACATCGGTCGCCTCCAGCGATCTCCTGCACAACGCCCGTAATCTGGCGGTGAGTTCGTCCAGATCGAAGGGTTTGACCAGATAGTCGTCGGCGCCCGCGTCCAGGCCGTCCACCCGGTCGTGCACGCTGCCCATCCCGGTCAGCAGCAGCACCGGCGAGCGCACCGGACGCGACCGCAGCCGCCGCAGCAGATCGAGGCCGTCCACCACCGGCAGCCGCCGGTCGATGACGAGCACGTCGTACGTGCGGGTGAGACCGAGGTGCAGGCCCCGCTGCCCGTCGGCCGCGACGTCCACCGCGTACCCCTCGTCCCCCAGCACCTCGATGAGCAGCCCGGCCAGCTCCCGGTCGTCCTCGACCAGCAGCAGCCGCCAGGGATCCCGCGTGTGCTCCTGCGTCACAGTGCCCTCCCTCGCCCCAAGTCTCACCTGTCAACGCCCTGGTGACACTTGGGGGTTCCGGTTCGGGGCCATGGGAAGAGGTGTCGCCGCGCCGGGCTCCCGGCCGGCCGCCGCTACTCGGCGCGCAGCGCGTCGGCCGTGCCGGTCCCGGCCGCCCGGACCGCCGGAACCAGGGCGCCCAGCAGGGCGAGCACGACCCCGCCGAGACCCGGCAGGAGCAGCCGGGCCGGCGAGTACACGTCGAGGACCGACGGCGGCATGGCGGTGCCCACGGCATGCCCCATCACGGGCATGACGAGGCCGTGCAGCACGTACCCCGCCGGGACGCCCAGCAGCCCGCCGGCCGTGCCGGTCAGAGCCACCGAGGCGAGCACGAGGCTCACGGTCTGCCGCGGCGTCATGCCGACCGCCCTGCACACCCCCAGGTCGTGGACGCGTTCTCGGGTGTCGAGGACGACGGAGTTGAACACACCGAGGCCGGCGACGGCGGTCAGCAAGGCGGTGAGCAGCACCGCCATCGCGTCCATGACGAGGACGAGCCCCTTCCGCCGCGGCGGCGGGACGGTCGTGGCGTCGCCGCCCAGCGGCCGGACGGCCGACGCGAGCGCGCGGGCGTACTCGACCGCCGAGACGCCGGGCTCCACCTCCACGAGGAACGTGTCGGGCTCGGCCGACGGGAAGTCGGCCATGTCCGCGTGGATCTCCAGCCGGTCGCCCGAGGTGTCGAAGGACTCACCCACGATCCTCAGCTCGGCGCTCTCCTTCCCGCAGGTGATCCGCACCGTGTCGCCGAGCCTGGTGCCGGTCCGCTCCAGGAAGCGGGCGGGCACGACGACCTGGCCCCTGCCGTCGATCCAGTGGCCGGCGAGCATCTCGTAGCGGGCGTCGCGCGCGTCGCCCTCGTAGAGGCCGGCCCGCACCGAACCGGAGACTCCGGCCACGGTGACCTCGGTGCTGAGCCTGCCGTAGTACGAGGCGGCGCCGGGCCGGGACCTGATGGCCGCCCGGACCTTCGCCGGGTCCGCCTCCCCGGACACGGGCGCGCCGGGACTTTCGCCGCTCACGGGAGCCGGGCCCGCACCGCCGCCCGCGGCGGGGACCGGCGGCGGGGGAGCGGCGGTGTGCGGCCGAGTCGTCGTGACCGTGACCGCCGCGCGGCTCCCGGGATCCTGCGAGGCGGCGACCGCGCCCAGGGAGGAGACCAGCCCCACCGCGAAGGTCACCGCGACCGTGCCGAAAGCCACCGCGAGCAGCGTCGCGAGGGCACGGACCGGATGCGTGAAGGCGGTGGCGAGACCGTAGGTCACCGGCCGCGGCAGCGGCAGGCGCCCCAGCGCCCGGTGGGCGCGCTGCCCGCGCCCGGTGCGCGGGGACCGGCCGGCCACGAGCGCCTCCACCGTGTGCAGCCTCCCGGCCCGTCGCGCGGGCACCAGCGCGGCGAGCGCCACGACGAGCAGCGCGGCCGCCGGTACCGCGGCATCCACCCACCAGGCCACCGACAGGGAGACGGTGCCGTACAGCGACTCGGTGTCCGCCAGCATCGGCACGGCCAGCAGGTTGCCCAGCGGGACTCCCGGGACGATGCCGGCACAGGCGGGGACCACCGCTTGCGCCACATGGACCCGGACGACCTCGCGCGGGGTGAAGCCGACGGCCTTGAGGATGCCGATCCTGCGCAGACCGGTGCCGACCGCCCCGCCGACCACACTGCTGACGATCACCACCGACATCACGATGCCGAGCACACCGAAAGCCGTCACGAACGGCACGGCCGCCGCCGCGCCCTGATCCGCCGCCCGCCTGGTGTCCAGCCAGGACCGCATACCCACGAGCGCCCCCGGACCGGTCGCGGCGACGAGCTTCGCCCGGTCGGCGAGGATCTGCTCCTTCGTAGCGGCCGAGCCGAAGCGGTACAGCATCTGACGCGTGACGACGCCGCCCCGCGATGCCATCGCGTCGACCTGCTCCGGGATCGCCCAGGCGTCGGCGGTCCTGCTGGCCGACAGCGCGAAGCCGACGACCGTGAGAGCCGGGGCGCCCGCGGTGTCCGAGGCCCGGAGCACGGAACCGATCCCGGCCCCCGGTCCCTCGAACGACGGACTGAGCACGATCTCGCCCGGCGTGCGCGCCCACCGGCCCGACCTCAGTTCGACGCGGTCCACGTCACCGTCCGGACCGGAGCGCCCGACCAGGGTCAGGGGTGGCAGCCGGAAACCCGTCCGGTCCACCGGCCGGAACTGCGTGGACGGGTACGGCCCCGCGCTCGCGGTGACACCGCGCAGCCGCCCCGTCCGTGCCAGCCGCTCCGCACTCGTCTTGGCCGGATCGAACTGCGCGGTGATGTGCGCGCCACGCTGCGCGGCGAAGGCGTGGTCGAAGGGCGCGGACGCGGCGGCCATCAGCGACCCGGCGACCACGGCGGACGCCACGGCCATCAGCGTGGTGAGCGCGATCACGACGCCCTGCACCGGCCGTCGGCGCACCCCGCTGCGCACCACCCGGCTCAGCGCGCCGGCACCGAACCGGCTCATCGGGCGGTCCGCGCGGTCGAGTCGAGGGCGGTGAGGTGACCGTCCACCAGGTGGATCGCGCGGCTCGCCACCGCCTCGGCCAGCGCCAGGTCGTGCGTCACCAGCACGATGGTCTGCCCGCCGCGGTGCAGGTCCCGCAGCAGATCGCGCACACCGTGGCCCGAGGCGGTGTCGAGCGCACCCGTCGGCTCGTCGGCCAGCAGCAGCTCGGGCCGGTTGACGAGCGCTCGGGCGAAACCGACCCGCTGGCGTTCGCCTCCCGACAGCCGGCCCGGACAGGCGCGGGCGTGCCTGCGGATGCCCAGCATCTCCATGAGCTCGTCCGCGCGGGAGGCGGCCTCGCGCCGCCCAATCCCGGTCAGCCGGGCCGGGAGCTGGATGTTGTCGGTGACGGTGAGGTCGTCGAGGAGATGGAAGAACTGGAAGGCCATGCCGATGTGCCGGCGGCGGAACGTGGCGAGGGCACGCTCGCTCAACCGGTCGATCCGCCGGCCGGACACCACCACGGCGCCGTCGGTCGGCCGGTCCAGACCGGCGACGAGATTCAGCAGGGTGGACTTGCCGCTGCCGGAAGGCCCGGTCACGGCAAGGGCCTCGCCCCGGGCGACGGTGAGCGAGAGCGGTCCGAGCGCCGGTGCGCCGGAGCCGTCGTAACGCTTCGCCACACCCTTCAGCTGGATCAGTTCGGTCATGCGAGCGGCCCGTCCTTACGGTCGTGAGAGGCATCTGCCGTTGCGGCCCCGTGAACCTACGAGCCGTCGCCGACGGGGCGCGTCGGCCGCTGAAGCGACATCGCCCCCTCCCCGCGGACGATCCGGCCCGGCCCTCCTACCTGAGGACGAGGACCCGGGGACGATCCCCCTGATCGCACAGGCGGACGCGGGCCGGTGGCGGAACGCAGCACAATGTGCGGATGCAGACGGAAGACCGGTGCGGCAGACGGCGACAACTCCTCGACGCGCTGCGCCCCGAGCCGAAGACCGCTCCGCTGTCCGGGCGGGCGGTACGCGCCGACGTGCTGCTGGCGGTCGTCGTGACCGCCGCCGCTCTGATCGTCGCCGCGCGCCACCCCGGAGCCGGGCCCGTGGGCATCGCCCCGCCCCGGATCGACGGCGGCGACGGGCTCCCCCTGCCGCCGCCGCCCGGCCCCGGGCAGGCGCCCGCGCAGGACGACTCTCCTCCCGTCGCCTGGACCCTCGTCGTCCTGTCCACGCTGCCGCTCGCGCTGCGGCGCCGTCACCCGCTGACCGTCTTCACGGCGGTGCTGGGCGCGAGCCTGGCCCTCGGCGTCTCCGCCTCCTGGATCACCGTCCTGGCCTGCGTCGTCGCCGCCTACAGCGCCGTGGTGCACAGCCGGCACCGGATCGTGGCCGTCGCCGCCCTGCCGGCCGCCGCCGTGCTCGCCGGCGTGGTGTTCCGCGCTGCCGATCCCGTGCTCCCGGGCTGGTCGAGCCCGGGGTTCGTCCTGCTCGTGGCCGGGATGCTGGCCAGTCTGGTGCGCTTCCTGCACCTGCGGCTGGCCGCCAGTCGGGACCGGATCACCGAACTGCGGGCGGACCGGGAGCAGGCCATGCGCCGGGCCGTCGAGGAGGAGCGTGCCCGTATCGCCGCCGAACTGCACGACGTCGTCACCCACCACGTCAGTGTGATGGTGATCCAGGCGGGTGCGGCCCGCACGGTGATGGACGCGCTCCCGGAGCAGTCCAAGGAGTCCCTGCTGGCCGTCGAGGCGGGCGGCAGGGCCGCCCTGGCCGAACTGCGCCATGTGATGGGCCTGCTGGCAGCCCCGGACCACGAGAAGCCCGACGGCCTGGAGCCCCAGCCGGGGCTCGCACGGCTCGACGCGCTCATCGACGGGGTACGCGCCGCCGGGACGCCCGTGCGCGTCGGGCTGTCGCTGCCGCCGCAGCCGCTGCCACCGGGCGTGGACCTCGCGGCCTACCGCGTCGTGCAGGAGGCACTGACCAACACCGTCAGACACGCGCCCGGAGCGGAGGCGTCCCTCTCCATCGGCTACACCGACACCAGCCTGCGGATAGAGATCACGGACACCGGTGGTACGCGGAAGGCCCCGCCGGGGGAGAGCGGCGGCCGTGGCCACCTGGGGCTGCGCGAGCGACTCGCCGTCTACGACGGTGAACTGACGACCGGTCCGACCCGGGACGGCGGCTACCGCGTCACGGCCCGCATCCCGCGGAGCGCACGATGACGGCGGAGACCCGGCCGCTGCGCGCGGTCATCGCGGACGACCAGGCCCTCGTACGCACCGGCTTCAGGATGATCCTGGCCGCGGCCGGCATCGAGGTGACCGCCGAGGCGGCCGACGGGGCCGAGGCCGTCGCCGCGGTCCGCCGCACCCGGCCCGACGTCGTGCTCATGGACATCCGGATGCCGGGGACCGACGGCATCGAGGCCACCCGGCGCATCCTCGGCGGCGACGGCCCGCACGAGACCCGCGTCATCATCCTCACCACGTACGACCTCGACCACTACGTCTACGCCGCGCTCACGGCCGGCGCCAGCGGCTTCCTGCTCAAGGACGTCAGCCCGGAGCACCTGGTCGCCGCCCTGCGGCTGGTGCGGTCCGGCGACGCCCTCCTCGCCCCCGCGATCACCCGCCGGCTGATCGAACGCTTCGCCGGGCACGACGAACCGCGGACCGCCGCCCCGCACCGCGACCTGTCCGTCCTCACCCCACGCGAACTGGAGGTCCTCCGCCTGCTCGCGACGGGCCTGAGCAACGCCGAACTCGCCTCCCGCCTCGTCCTCAGCACCACCACGGTCAAGAGCCACGTCGGCCGCATCCTGTCCAAACTCGACCTCCGCGACCGCGTCCAGGCCGTCGTCCTCGCCTACGAGACGAGGCTGATCACCCCGGGGGAGGGCGCCCCGGACAGCAGCGGATGAGCGCGCACACCGGCGTCCGTGCTCCCGGACCGGGCGTTCGCGCCGTCCGGGAGCACGTCAGGAAGACGCTGCGCACCTCACCCGTGCGGGAGCGGGACCACGACGGCGTCCCGAGCCGGGCGGCCGGCCCGCAGGTCGTCGAGGTTGTCCTTGAACGTCCGGGCCACCGCGGCCGGTTCCCCGGGGAAGGCGAACGCGCAGTGCGGGGAGACCACCAGGTTCGGCGTCCGCCACCGCAGGTCGTCCGCGGGAAGCGGCTCGGTGTGGTGGACGTCGAGGAACGCCCCGCGCAGCGCGCCCGTCTCCAGGGCCTCGGACAGGGCCTCGTCGTCCACGGTGGCGGCGCGGCCGACGTTGACCAGCACCGCACCGGGCCGCAGCGCCGCGAACACCGCGGCGCCGACGAGACGCCGGGTCCCCTCGGCGGCCGGAAGGCAGCACACCACGTGGTCGGCGTCCGCGGCGGCTTCGGCCAGACGGTCCGCTCCCACGGTGCGGTCCGCCTCCGGGACCGCCACCTGCCCGGTACGGGTGACGGCGACGGACCGCGCGCCCAGCGCGCCGAGCCTGCGCAGCACGGCCCGGCCGATCCGCCCGGCCCCCACCACCAGGACGGTCGAGCCGCTCAGCATGGTGGCGGAGGAGGCGTACCAGGGGCGCCGCTGGGGTCGCGCCGACAGGGTCGAGAGGTCCTTGAGCAGCATCAGCAGGGCCGAGAGCGCGTACTCCGCGACGGGTTCGGCGGGCACCCGGGCCGAGGTGGTCACCAGCGTCCCGGGTGCGAGTCCGGCGGCGGCGAGATGGTCGGTGCCGGTGCCGGTGAGGTGCAGCCAGCGCAGGTTGGGCAGCAGCGGCAGGGAGCGCTCCGGGAAGTGCTGGCCGATCAGTACCTCGACCTCACCGAGCCGGCTCGCCGGCAGGCCGGGCAGCGCGGGGGCCAGTTGCTCCGCGGGCACCGGTGCCAGGTGCGGCAGCAGGTCCGCGGCCATCGCGGTGTGGGCGACGAACACCTTCGGAGCGTGCCAGGGACGTCCCGTCACCGGTGCACCGCCCGGTCCGCCAGGAGTTCGGTGACGGGATCGGCGCGGCCGAGGTCCGACAACTCGGTCACCAGGGCGCAGTTCCGCTTGATCTTGCCCGCGATCCAGGCGCGCAGCCAGGCCGCGAGGCCGGGGGCGGGCAGCCCGGACGGCGCGACTCCGGTGAGGACGGCCCCGGTGAGCGCGGCCCCGCCGACGTTCACCACCACATCGGGCAGCACCGTGTGCCCGGCCTCGCGCAGGAGGCGGCGTGCCGCCGGACCGCAGCTGAGGTTGCCGCCCTCGACGACGACGCGGGCGCGCACGTCCGGCACCGAGGCGGTGTCGACGGCGTCGGCCGAGGCGGCGAGGACCAGCACGTCCGCGTCCACGGTGAGCCAGGCCCGGCCGGGACCGAGGGAGCGCACCCGGTCCGGCAGCCGCGTACGGTCGACGGTGCCGTCCGCCGAGGTCACCGCGATCAGCCCGTCCGTGTCGAGACCGGCCGGATCGGCCAGGGTGCCGACGACGTCGGCGACGGCCACGACGCGGTGCCCGGCGCGCTGGAGATGGCGGGCCGCCGCCCGGCCCACCGCGCCGAAGCCCTGCACCACGACGCGCTGGGGACGGGTGGACCGCTGGGCCTCCAGCGTGCTCAGCGCGGCGGTCGCGACGCCGAAGCCGGTGATGTCGGACATGCTCCGGTAGAACTGCTCCCACGGCACGTCGAGCCGGGTGGCGCCGGGGACCTGGGTGAGGTCGTAGCCGGCCGCCGCGAAGCAGGCGTCGCGGTCCGCGGGCGTGATCCCCTGGTCGCAGCCCAGATACACACCGCCGTGCAGCAGCGGGCGGCTCACCCGGCCGAAGGTGCGCATCAGGCCGTCGCGGTCCGTGAGGGGCGCACGCGGGCGGATGCCCGCCTTGGCTCCGCCGATCGGCAGGTCGATCAGGGCGAGCTTCTGGGTCATCGCCCGTGCCAGGGAAGCCAGTTCGCGCTCGTCGACGGTCTCGGTCAGACGGGTGCCTCCCATGGCGAGGCCGTGCACGGTGCTGTCCACGACGACCCAGGCGTCGGCGGCGCAGCCGGGCAGGGTGAGGGTGGTGGTGAAGAGAGGGGAGGCCGGCAGAGCGTCGTCGCTGTGCAGGAGCTGGTGCATGATCACGTCTTTCTGGTTCCGTGGGGTGCGTCGGGGCGGGGCGCGAAGGCGCGGGGCGCGGATGCGGCGCGGCCGGAGCGGACCGGCCGTGCCAGGTGGGCCAGCGGTGTCAGGCGGTGCTCCGGCGCAGCAGGGCGTCCGCCTCGTCCTGGAGCGTGTCGAGGTCGTCGGCGACGACGCCCGCCGTCGAGACGTCCGGCAGGCGGCTCTCGATGTGGCGCAGCGGGCGGTAGCGCAGCCCGAGCACGCCCCAGAGCGCCAGCAGCAGACCGCCGCCCACCATCAGGAGCCCCATGTCCCGGCCCGGCCCCGTACCGCCGACGATCTGAGAGAACGGCGCGTGCCCGGCGAGCGGGCCGACGACGTGGTGCAGCAGGACGGGGGTGAACAGGAAGCCGAGCGGCATCAGCCCCGTGGCGAGCATCTGGTTGGTGGCCACGACCCGGCCCTGGAGTTCCAGGCCCACCTTGGCCTGGAGGATGGCGAGCCAGTGGGCGTTGAGGACGGCGTTGCACACCCACCACAGGAACAGGCCGACCCCCATGAGGACGGGCTCGGGGCGCAGCCCGATGAGCGCGTTCGCCAGGCCCATCCCGATCGTCATGCCGATCATGCCGTCGGCCCGGCGCCGGGTGCCGCCCCAGAACGCCATGG
The sequence above is drawn from the Streptomyces sp. SAT1 genome and encodes:
- a CDS encoding ABC transporter ATP-binding protein, whose product is MTELIQLKGVAKRYDGSGAPALGPLSLTVARGEALAVTGPSGSGKSTLLNLVAGLDRPTDGAVVVSGRRIDRLSERALATFRRRHIGMAFQFFHLLDDLTVTDNIQLPARLTGIGRREAASRADELMEMLGIRRHARACPGRLSGGERQRVGFARALVNRPELLLADEPTGALDTASGHGVRDLLRDLHRGGQTIVLVTHDLALAEAVASRAIHLVDGHLTALDSTARTAR
- a CDS encoding D-2-hydroxyacid dehydrogenase, whose amino-acid sequence is MFVAHTAMAADLLPHLAPVPAEQLAPALPGLPASRLGEVEVLIGQHFPERSLPLLPNLRWLHLTGTGTDHLAAAGLAPGTLVTTSARVPAEPVAEYALSALLMLLKDLSTLSARPQRRPWYASSATMLSGSTVLVVGAGRIGRAVLRRLGALGARSVAVTRTGQVAVPEADRTVGADRLAEAAADADHVVCCLPAAEGTRRLVGAAVFAALRPGAVLVNVGRAATVDDEALSEALETGALRGAFLDVHHTEPLPADDLRWRTPNLVVSPHCAFAFPGEPAAVARTFKDNLDDLRAGRPARDAVVVPLPHG
- a CDS encoding response regulator transcription factor translates to MTQEHTRDPWRLLLVEDDRELAGLLIEVLGDEGYAVDVAADGQRGLHLGLTRTYDVLVIDRRLPVVDGLDLLRRLRSRPVRSPVLLLTGMGSVHDRVDGLDAGADDYLVKPFDLDELTARLRALCRRSLEATDVLRIGSGRLHVGRREVVLADGERIALAAREFALMWALASRPDTVYSRAELRRIVFEEAHAPSIVDTYVYYLRRKLGRRAVRTVRGLGYRLGAL
- a CDS encoding response regulator, which translates into the protein MTAETRPLRAVIADDQALVRTGFRMILAAAGIEVTAEAADGAEAVAAVRRTRPDVVLMDIRMPGTDGIEATRRILGGDGPHETRVIILTTYDLDHYVYAALTAGASGFLLKDVSPEHLVAALRLVRSGDALLAPAITRRLIERFAGHDEPRTAAPHRDLSVLTPRELEVLRLLATGLSNAELASRLVLSTTTVKSHVGRILSKLDLRDRVQAVVLAYETRLITPGEGAPDSSG
- a CDS encoding sensor histidine kinase, whose translation is MQTEDRCGRRRQLLDALRPEPKTAPLSGRAVRADVLLAVVVTAAALIVAARHPGAGPVGIAPPRIDGGDGLPLPPPPGPGQAPAQDDSPPVAWTLVVLSTLPLALRRRHPLTVFTAVLGASLALGVSASWITVLACVVAAYSAVVHSRHRIVAVAALPAAAVLAGVVFRAADPVLPGWSSPGFVLLVAGMLASLVRFLHLRLAASRDRITELRADREQAMRRAVEEERARIAAELHDVVTHHVSVMVIQAGAARTVMDALPEQSKESLLAVEAGGRAALAELRHVMGLLAAPDHEKPDGLEPQPGLARLDALIDGVRAAGTPVRVGLSLPPQPLPPGVDLAAYRVVQEALTNTVRHAPGAEASLSIGYTDTSLRIEITDTGGTRKAPPGESGGRGHLGLRERLAVYDGELTTGPTRDGGYRVTARIPRSAR
- a CDS encoding sensor histidine kinase, with product MRETGHGGDGAVRRARRRIAWTTGAIITLLVTVVGGVAYAVMTHAQDDQVRREVRFGAAHGDLTRPPGCMWLYGPGATVLPNAPAGFPLRTDLDRVRLGRAPVERTVRSGDAVYLVRTQVRDDGDVVQAVFDLRFQLADRSHLWFALGVAEAVGLAAAGVTGAVLGRRAVAPLAEALSRQRRFVADASHELRTPITRVHTRAQVLARRAAAEGLPPAHREGLVRLVASVGRLGEVLDDLLSSATLAAGPAWRATRRRVDLAALVRSAAAEEAERVRERGLTVRVDGPPYPLWVDGVASALRRAVGELLANAIAHTPPGGRIELALSGTGTTVVLAVSDTGAGFDAGEAERLFRRFHRGGEGRYGLGLALLREVVTSHGGTVVAAGRPGHGARFTLRLPQSAPSPPVVADGGVRAWRGWRAAVPLSVRPRPVAGPGRPGRSRR
- a CDS encoding ABC transporter permease, producing the protein MSRFGAGALSRVVRSGVRRRPVQGVVIALTTLMAVASAVVAGSLMAAASAPFDHAFAAQRGAHITAQFDPAKTSAERLARTGRLRGVTASAGPYPSTQFRPVDRTGFRLPPLTLVGRSGPDGDVDRVELRSGRWARTPGEIVLSPSFEGPGAGIGSVLRASDTAGAPALTVVGFALSASRTADAWAIPEQVDAMASRGGVVTRQMLYRFGSAATKEQILADRAKLVAATGPGALVGMRSWLDTRRAADQGAAAAVPFVTAFGVLGIVMSVVIVSSVVGGAVGTGLRRIGILKAVGFTPREVVRVHVAQAVVPACAGIVPGVPLGNLLAVPMLADTESLYGTVSLSVAWWVDAAVPAAALLVVALAALVPARRAGRLHTVEALVAGRSPRTGRGQRAHRALGRLPLPRPVTYGLATAFTHPVRALATLLAVAFGTVAVTFAVGLVSSLGAVAASQDPGSRAAVTVTTTRPHTAAPPPPVPAAGGGAGPAPVSGESPGAPVSGEADPAKVRAAIRSRPGAASYYGRLSTEVTVAGVSGSVRAGLYEGDARDARYEMLAGHWIDGRGQVVVPARFLERTGTRLGDTVRITCGKESAELRIVGESFDTSGDRLEIHADMADFPSAEPDTFLVEVEPGVSAVEYARALASAVRPLGGDATTVPPPRRKGLVLVMDAMAVLLTALLTAVAGLGVFNSVVLDTRERVHDLGVCRAVGMTPRQTVSLVLASVALTGTAGGLLGVPAGYVLHGLVMPVMGHAVGTAMPPSVLDVYSPARLLLPGLGGVVLALLGALVPAVRAAGTGTADALRAE
- a CDS encoding aromatic amino acid ammonia-lyase — protein: MLTTTDTVTLTGPLAPAALRRAAEPLAVTVDEAARARLDRGRRLFRALRDGDDGTGERPIYGATTGFGALVGYAGRADEADQCDNTLAHLGAGQGPDLPHGIVRAALLVRARSLAQGLSGVSAEVVERLAAMFATTFSPAVPRYGSVGASGDLVPLAYAAQALRGRGHAYADGRRMPAAEALAATGLRPLALDGRDALALVNGTSVTTAALALAHDTVRTAHRALTALTCLLADLLGCDPGFLDADLLRAYGHPGAVDTGTRMRRHLAGTTPSGTRPLQEPYSIRCSPQLLGAAEDALRHIDAVIAADLAGVSDNPLFFPGVGDPVHPDPAEGRAVHGGNFFGQPAAFAADLLASVTAQLGNLAERQLDLLVDPARNGGLPPMLATEPGAQHGLQGVQLATTAFVAEIRRCATPAAMQSLPTNLHNQDIVPFGTQGALRAHDLAELLGLLCGSLALGLRQAVHVGARRPTAPRCAALLDALSAAIDPVDPDRPLDEDVRTAARLLATHAMP